The DNA sequence GTCAAAGATTAGACGTAACCTGTCAACACGTGCAACGGCACACTCGAGGATTAGACGGAACCTGTCAACACGTGCAACGGCACACTCGAGGATTAGACGGAACCTGTCAACACGTGCAACGGCACACTCGAGGATTAGACGGAACCTGTCAACACGTGCAACGGCACACTCGAGGATTAGACGGAACCTGTCAACACGTGCAACGGCACACTCGAGGGTTAGACGGAACCTGTCAACACGTGCAACGGCACACTCGAGGATTAGACGGAACCTGTCAACACGTGCAACGGCACAGCCACAGAGCATGTTGGCATTACTGCACTACTGTGCTCTGACTAAGCAGGGCTGGAGAAGTGCTCTACTGTGGAGCAGTGGGAGGAACACCTCAGCCTGCTGGACTGGCCCGTATATTAGGAGCCAGTGCCTGAAACGCATGGTGGTTCGTTTCCGTTTCTGTGGGCGAGCTCCCTTCCGCAGTAGAAAAACAGCGATGGAAGTACAGCAGGGGAGGGTGAGATTTGCCCTACAGAGGGTGGGTGTTGAGTGGTTAACATGCATCTTGAGTGATGCACAAAACATGGGTTTCATGTGCTCTGTCTTTCAAACCAGGAGAAGCATGCAGAAGATGGAAAATGAGGACGCAGAACTTCTATATATTAAGTaaaggctgaagtgtgtgtgtgtgtgtgtgtacgggcgCACGTGTCTGCTTTAGGTTGGAGCTGAACAAGCAGAAGCAGAGGACTCAGGAACTGGAGCTTCAGGTGGAGGGGGACCGTGAGAAGGTCCTCGAGGTGCCTTTCCTCTGTAGCGATGCTGATGATGTATAACCCCAGttataaaaccaaaaacaacaggaaacatTCCGCcttcatgttttaatgttgccACATTATGTTGCTGTTTGAATTATGTCACGTCATATTAATGTTTGATAACGTGAACATTATCATGTTGTTCTGATGCCATTTGTCGGCAGTGTGAGCAGCAGTTAGCAGAACATCAGGAGAAGAACAAACGTCTACAGAGACGGCTGGATCAGGCTGAGCATAGAGCTTCCACCGCCTCTCATCAGGTACACGCAACACCTGAACCGCCTCTCCTCAGGTACACCTGTAACATGTTGAGAGCACAGCGTTTGTGGGTACATACACATGCTGTACCTTCAGAACTGGTCCTGTCTGACttcatatgtttgtttgtttttttttagcttagCATTATGTCACAAAGGAGGAAGGCTGCTTCACTGCTGGACCTGGAGACATTTTCATAACAATGAAATTcatcagaatttaaaaaatatatattttgtgttgtttagaAGTGTGCATGAAGTGAACCGTAATAGTGAGCTTATTGGACTGTAAACCATTTGAGAACTACAGCTGTGGCAGTTGATGGATATACACAAAGCATTATGAGTCAGTCACCTCAGGggcgcatgcacacaaattatGGTCTTTTGGAACATAGTACCACCGGTTCATAAGAAATTGTTCGTTGTATATAAActtcttttaaaatgtctgtctaAGGACAGAGCTTCACAATGCATGtttcacaaatgtatttattaaaatgacagatttcTGACTGtttacaaatcaaatcaaactcTTACAGAAGCAGTATAATAAATTATGCTTAAAACATAAACACCCTCAGACTTGCTGCTACAAGAACAAGTTGTATAGCAGGGGGTCTTAAATGCTTCTGTTTACTTGACTGTGACTATTAGTGTGTGTCTTACGTGTGCCTTAGCAAACACCAAAGAATGTTAGCAACTAAAAACATTACAGTggtatttgattgttttttcaaaaaaaggTTATATGTTCTCATAAGTAAAAATATCATTATTGAAAATTGCTgtacttatttttgtttaaattaaactattgaaatgtattgtttcctaacttcattgttgccatagcaaccaaCAGATCTCATGTTATAGCTATATTAAATCATATGATGATGCTTTTGATTCACTGATGGAAGAAGTAAACACTTTAAGAATATCCCAAACTGTTTTCTTAATGAGAAAACAAGAAGGTCAGGGTTTATGTAGTGAAGTTTGTGTAAGAAAGTCAAGGCTATACccaaatgtattttaacagttaaggtgcaaaaatgcaaagtgattttctttgttaaattgtattgttattgATGAATTAAAGCATACAAAGGTGTTTTCACTCATAAccagaagaaataaacactttttggcctattcttactgttccatatattggtGAAAAATCATATATGAATGTAAGGCTATACCCTTATGTATTTTAGCAGCGTAGGGGCAAAAATGTggagtgattttctttgttcaaTTGGACTGTTATTGATGCATTCAAGCAAGTGGAGGTCTTTTCATCTCAAAATCAAAAGAATTAAACACTTTTGGACTATTTACTTTTCCATTATTTTGGTGAAAATCATGTGAGAGCAAGACCTTACCCATAGGTATTTAACagtttaggtgcaaaaatgcagTGTGATGCTCTTTGTTAAACTGGATTGTTATTGATGTAATAAAGAATAAGAAGGTGTTTACAACTCAAAatcagaagaaataaatactcaTTGGAAtattcttactgttccatataGTGGTGAAAAATCAAATGACAAGGTAATAACTGCATATAATTATTTCTTATGACattaagatacaaacagaaaatacaggaagtatatatatacaatttttgAACacaattttcagatttttttattgtcaAATTTCCTGTCGAGCTGACAGGGGTCCATGTACTACAGTGTGTCTATCTGGGAATCACGGATAGAGCCGATTGGACAGAATGCTCATGCAGATATCCCATTCTGAAGTTGCTCCATCACTGTAGTGTTCCCATCCCTGGATGTGGATGTAAGTCAATGCTGTCTGAGTTAACAATAAAGGCACCATAGGACAGAAAGATCCAATTCATTTATATCTGTTACATCAGAACTGTTAGATGTTTGTAACCTCCGAGACAGTTGAGCTGCAAAACGTTCTCTGCCACATCAGACTCTAAACTCCTGACGTTATCCCGACAAGCAAATAATGCCATCTCATCTTTGCTCCATGACAGACAGATTAAGTGACTTTGTGCAAAAAATCACCACACCCTGCTCgttatttttatttcacacaACCTGTTTGGGTTGGTGGGGAGAcctaaatactttaaaatgtctttgctCAAAGCAAACAGAAATTACCTTGAAGTGTAAATATGACAAAGCTCTTTTCATCACAACTTTATAACATCTGCagataatttaatttaagaGACCTTTTGAACACTTTCCATTCATCCCAAAACATCACACATTTGGAGAATTAGAGACTGACATTAGGAGACTTGCAAGTGCTTTAGTTACAGGAGTTAAAACTACACTGAAATTCAAGGGCTTTATGCAACTGTGGTCACATTAAATACAAGTTACCCAGAGACTAAATtcattaggggaaaaaaaaacctacagctTCTAAGACATGGTAGGGCCATCATCGAAACCATAGATACAGGACATTGTTAGATGTTACAGAAATCATGAGTCATAATGGACAATGTTTTATATGCAATGCTTTATTGACTTGTCACTTAAAATGTACAGTTCAACAAACAACCATTGAGAAGGAATAGAACGTCCCAAGGTGCATACACAGGTTCGTGTTAAAGTCCTGTGAAAAAGTACCGAGGTGCATACACAGGTTCACGTGAAGTTACTTAACTTTCTCTGAGTCTAAAAAGCATCTTTATCAGCGTGTATACCAACAGCATCCTCGCAGAACCCAGTAAATACATTCATCGTATCAAAATACCATGGTTCATTCCCTTGGTACTGACATGTCCAAGAGGAATGTGAAATGTAAACTCTGCAGGTTACATTCAAGCAAAACAAGTTTTCATATTCAAGTCTTAAAGTTCTGTACTTCATTCCTCATACATttaagtatttatatatttattagtttataaaaaaaaaaacccccaaaaaactgcCAGTTGCGCCATTGCCACAACTAACCCTAGCAACAAAGAGGAGATGCAgatgtttccatggcaacctcCATCCCACCCCACGTGACCCGGGCCATAACGACCCTCCTCCCCTTATCCTTGTGCGTGTCCAGCACCACAGACCCAATGCTCCCGTACCATCTCTCGGTCTCCAGCCTCCAAAAACAGATCCGGGGGAACCGGCAGCCCCGCCTCCCGTTGCCGTGGTGCCGCGTCACCAGGAGGTGAAGAAGGGCCTCTTGCAGTGGAAGGTCTGGGTGAAGGCGTTGCTCAGCTGCACCACGCGGCCCTGGCCACCCCCCCGGCTGCGCTCCACCACCACCCGGGGCATCTGCACCAGCTGGATGGGGCTCTTGCCATCCTTCAGTGCCTGGGTGAGGTTTAGGATCTGTGCCAGGTGGCAGAGGTGGAGTCAGGATTCTGGaagctgcctgtgtgtgtgtgtgtctgtgtgtgtgtgtgtgtggcaagtTTAAAGAAGAACAAACAGCAGGATGGGTGAAACTCACCTGCCCCCTCATGACTGACATCTGCTTCTCGAACATGGCTTTGTCAAAACCCTTATCGGTCTGCAAACAGTGCGACATGCTGGATGAAACAACGCTCCTGCTGTTAGTGGGTGAGAGTGTTTAGGGCACACGAGCAGAGAACTAAAGCAGGACAGCGCAAGAACAATAGAGACGCTTCAGAAGTGTGTGAAAGGCAGACAGGAGCGGCTGGAGAAAACACACGCAGCAGAGTATGCAAAATGACACCCAAAGCAGACTTTAAACAGTAAAGTTGCTTTGTTAGAAGCAAGTGTAGGCAGTCACACAGCTGCTGTTAGCTAAACGTCCCCGGTGTGCTCCAACAGCTCGGTTACACAGACGGATGGACGAGGGAGTGAGAGGTGACGTGCAGTAACCTTGAACAGCTCGTAGAGGTcctcacacaggtcctgtacaAAGTTCATGTCAGAGATGCGGGACAGCACTAGGTCCCTCGTCTCCAGGGAGACGGGCACTTTGGCCTGGGGCAGCCACGCCCAGTGGAACGGAtctgcatgcgcacacagacacacacacactttactcgGCATGCACAGCAGTCCAACACCACATGGAGGACTGATGGTGTGTGGGACTCACACGCTCTCCACTCGTCCGGGTGTTTAAAGGGGAAGGCCAGGCCGTTGTCTATAGCTGCGATCTGGATGACGCTTTCCTTAGGCTCACACCATTCAGAGCCCTGCTCAACAAGCCCAGAGAGATCTATTGCAAGTACTGAAATCAAGACTTCACTGGACATTTCAACATTATGACTGAGGAATCTGGTAACAATAGTACAAGCACCTGTAAATGCCTCATTTTTAATAACATGTCTACTTGCCCTGAGACCCAGAGAACAAgtctaaaaatatttagtaaTGGAAACtgtagcaataataataaaaaaaaaaccttacagaTAAAACACAACGAGATATGCATTACCATGATTATAAaattactgtttatacacatgtatacaaaaAGTCACAGTGAaaggaacgtgtgtgtgtgtgtttgtagggtgACACGGGGTTGTGTAGCACACCTTCTCCGACTGATCTTCACTTCCTGGTTTCTCATATTTAATCAGCCAGTTATCGTTTCCTCTGtctgtgcgcacgcgcgcgcgcacacacacacacacacacacacacacacacacacacacacacacacacacacacacacacacacgactttaGGACCACATCAACAACAACCACCAGCCTCTGAAGACTAGTTCAGCAATGCTAACATGCCGACATGattcacacacactgaggcTCTGCAAATGACCCATTCACACACAAGTCGGGGTGTGCATTAGTTCTACTGCTCCAACACTCTGATCTGAACCAGAGACACACAAGCAAGAACCACAGAACTACAAGCACATCATGGTTTAAGTGAACACGTAGTCCAGCGTGTGTGTACCCGTGTTCCTGATGACGTAgtccagcgtgtgtgtgtgtgtgtgtgtgcgtacccgTGTTCCTGATGACGTAgtccagcgtgtgtgtgtgtgtgtgtgtgcgtacccgTGTTCCTGATGACGTAGTCCAGCACCACGAGCCTCTCAAACTGAGACTGCAGCTGCTTCCTCGTATTCTCAGGAAGAGGCTCTGCCTCAAATTTCCTCAGCCAATAATCAGCCTCCTGATATCCCTCCACAAAGAGCTGGAAAGAGCCGACCTGCAGGACACGGAGGTGCACGTTACCCCGGCTACTACCAAACGCGTGCCTATTAATACGCCTTGGATCAGTCCTACTGCgtggggcgggggaggggcgaGATGGTCAGAGAACTAGTTGGGGCAGGAGAATGAATGCGAGATGGTGtgagcacgcacacaaaaaGAAGCAGATCTGTCACAACCTCATTAAAGGCGTGTTCTCTACATGACACCTGGTGTTGAGACAGGGCATTGCGTTTACCACAGACGTACAGGTGACCCACCCCCCTCATCAATCTCCAGAACCACAGACATAAAGTAACAAACGCTACAGCAGTCCACCGAACCACCTCATCAGTGAGCGCTCACCTGGCCGCATGAAACACCGGCTATGGAAAATCGGGTCCAAATTTGAGCCGGTGTTTGCAGTGCAAGGATACAAGAGccaaaacacactttaacatGAATGACTGTTCAAAACGTTATTCTACAATGCAAGAAGGTCCAAGAAATCCAAGGATGGGCCACATGTACAAATTTAGAAAACCCGGAACacttatttaaatgtgtgaCCTTATAGGGCAATCAAAAAATCGCAACCGTAGCTAAAATAcggcacacccacacacacacccacccaacccaCCAAGTGAACTGGGCTGGGAAACTAACCAGTCAGACATGGCGTAAGCTGAGAGCGCCTGACCGGGGCCTCACCTTGGGCGGCAAGCCCACCCGATGGAAACGACGCCCCACTTTGGGCACCTTCTCCAGGGCGTATTTCTTCCCCCGAGACTTGGCCCGGTCGATGGCGTTGTAGTGGAACGTCTCGCTGGCCAGAGACACGACCTGGACGGGGGAAACCGACAGAAAGGAAACAATGAAGTCGCTCACGTGTAAGCTGTGAGGACAGAAGACTTCATACCAGCAACTTGTCCCAAAGTCACAGACGATGTAACGCCTCTAACCGGGACCAGTGTAAAAATAACTTTGCATGCGTAGGTACTACTCATAAGTTTTCATTCCAAAAATCGTAACAAATGCACTGTAAATattcctgtttgtttacatcatCGTTCCAAAACTCTGCCACAGCAAACTAGATCAAACTAGAACCTCAAGGGTTAAAGGTGACTTCACGCTGGGTTTAAAAGGCCAGAGGACACGTGCGTGTTCACCGAGTATAGGGGGGAAAAACTCTTTACGTCTCGTCTTTCTGAACCACCCGCGAGCCCTGCACACTTCTGTAGGTCACTGCACTTTTACCACAACAGGCAGAAAGGTGGAGTTACTCCACCTGTCTGAGCTGCTGCACCCTGTACAAGAGGCAgaaaaatctcacacacacacaccttggttTTGGGCACGATGTCCAGGCCGAGCTTCCAGTCGACGAGCGAGGCAGCCGCCTCGGACAGGTAGCCCTGGTTGGGCACCAGGCAGCTGCGTCCGAAGCAGCAGGGGCAGCAGACCTTGTGAAAGTACTTGGTCCATTTGGGGTTCAGGTGGCCGTATGGCTCTTCTGACTTGGGCTTGAACACACCGATGATCTTCTGTGTGGCGGGAGGTCAGACGCGCGTCAAACAGCGCGTAGCTAAAAGGTGTAGTTTTAAAGCCAGAAGACCTGGCTTTCCAAACAGACACGCCCACAAACATACACGGCCAGCCCCCAACAGTCACTCCCCCTTACCCCTTTGGGGTCCTTGACAAAGTAACTCCCACTGGAGCCCTGCGAGATTCTCTCAGGGAAGACCCCTGCCTCCATCGCCTGCTCCGCCCGCTGCACAATCTCCCCAAAGTGGGGGTCCTCAGGAAAATGGTTAAAATCCCCGCTGTtgttacctacacacacacacacatatatacacacacacaaaatgtcacaGGTGTCCAATCCCCAGGCCTGAGCGGTCACAGGCAGCTAGTTCTCCAGTCTCCCTTCTCCAGGAAGTCAGGTGTAAGGACAAGCTAATTAACAGATCCATTAACTGCCAATTAACTGTGCAATTATCCAGCAGTCAAGTGTAAGGACAAGCTAATTAACAGATCCATTAACTGCCAACTAACTGTGCAATTATCCAGCAGTCAGGTGTAAGGACAAGCCAATTAACAGATCCTTTAGCTGCCAGTCATTACAAAATTCAGAACTGGATTTGACATATACGGCCAGAATTCCGTACCAGTGCTATGATGTGTAACGGACATGAAAACACACCATAAAGAAGTCACCAGAAACACAGTGGAGGAAAACTTCATGCTGCTGACTGGATAATCTGGGTGTGTTCATACCTTTGACTGAGATTTAAATTGAAACCTTAAGTTATAATACTTAAGTATTACACAACATTACATCAGTAGTAAAAAACACAGCACCAGAGCAGAACATGCCCAACAGCCAAGGATCTGATATCTAGCAGTACGTTCTGGGTCCTTGCGAGGGCGAGGCAGTCCGTGAGCAAGAAACACTGAACCGTGGGACCACAACTCAAACCATCAAAACAAATCATACTGGCTCCATACAAAAACGCCTTACAACCCAAACcagctgagagtgtgtgtgtctaagcgATGGTACAGTAGTATACCCTAAAGCAGAAGAGGCGTGTGAGGTACAGCAGTACACCCGTACACGTGTACACACCTGGGTGCAGAGAGCAGTCCCAGGTGCAGTGCTGGACGGGTTatcgcttgtgtgtgtgtgtgtgtgtgtatatgtatatacatgctCCTGGGTGCAGAGAGTAGTCTCAGATGCAATGCTGGACGGGttattgcttgtgtgtgtgtgtgtgtgtgtgtgtgtgtatgtatatacacgcTCCTGGGTGCAGAGAGTAGTCTCAGATGCAGTGCTGGACGGGttattgcttgtgtgtgtgtgtatatacacgttCCTGGGTGCAGAGAGCAATCTCCGATGCAGTGCTGGACGGGTTatcgcttgtgtgtgtgtatatacacgctCCTGGGTGCAGAGAGCAATCCCAGATGCAGTGCTGGACGGGTTatcgcttgtgtgtgtgtatatacacgctCCTGGGTGCAGAGAGCAATCCCAGATGCAGTGCTGGACGGGTTATCGCTTGCTTACGTAACTCCCATGTTCTGCGTGCTAAGGGAACAAAACAAACGTGACCCATGTTACAAAACTTCCTGCAAACTCATTGCACACGAGATCCGCTGGGAGCGGTAAGACCGCTCGAGCGCGGTTAGCGCGTCTGACATTAGCGCCTGAATATGTGCGGTTTCCATGGAAACTAACCGGACCGTGCACCGTTTCCTTTGGAAACGCCAAATGCGATTGTGCGTTAACAGGCGCACGGGGAGACGAAACATCCTTATTGGAGGTCAGGCTAAGCCCAATTAaggtgcgcgcgcgcgagcgcAGCAGATCTTTGCCGCAGTGgatctgaaaaacacatttaaaatgatacGCCTCGCGCTGCTGTCTGACGTCAATTATGTGCAGTGCGAGGGGCGACGCGTGGGTCCAAGCGAGAACGCCCAGGTAGAGCAGGCTACAGAAACGACATGAGGTCTacattaaccacacacacagagcggaAAAACATCAACATCAGCAATCACGGAACAAAAATGGTCGCGTTGTAAAATGCAGCAGATAGGATGTGTGAACGTTAATgggattgttttattttgttcaacCAAAAATGGGTTTCATGCGAGAATAGGCAGCAGGGAGTGAGCGTTTCGCGTATGAAAACGTGCGCCATGGGTGCGTGGAAACGCTCGGCCTAAGAGTAGCGGTGCAATCCGAGGAAGCGGCGCGCAAAGGAAGAAATGGAAAACGCACCGAAGCGGTGCATAACGTTTACTAGACGTTAACCGACAAGTTACGGTTGCACAGACGCGGTTTTACGGAGGGTGCTCTGCATAGCTGGCCGTGTGCGCGCGGCGTACAGGCCACGAATTCCGACCCATTTCATCAATTTCCCCAGAGCGCGCACGTGGTCCTCAGCGACGTCTCAAGCCCCCGGGCCAGACGGCAGAACGCGCACGGCTGCCCTGGATTACCCCACCGGTGTGACGTGGGGCGACATATAGCCTTTAGCGACATGGACAGAAGAGCAGCTCCATTTACAACCACACCCTTCAAATAGAAAGGCGCGCGAGAACGGGTGGGGGGGAAGCTCTGATGTCACGTCTGACCACTTGTGAAAGTTCACGCACGAACGCCATTCGTGAGAACATCAGTGAGGCTCGAGGTGCGATCTGAGCCGAACGAGTCTAACCTTGGCCCGAAAGCAAAGTGCAGCTCGGCGCCTGCGGCCAGTCCAGCCAGCGTGTGCCTGCTCAAAATAGTAGCCGGTCATTAATAATTACACAGCGGTCGCGCAGGACGTCCTGCAATCAGTTCGCACCGTGCCGAACGCTACAATTTAAAAGGACACCGAGTTCAAATGTGATTCTCACTCAcgtttaattattattattattttttaaatgattgtctAAATGCGGCGCACTTCTCACCGGGTGAAGCCAAGTTGTCTTTATCAGACGAGGAACTGTGTCTGTTGCGCATCAGCCTCCGGTCTTTGCTGGCGCGAGGGGACTGGGTTCCGGTCAGTCCCGGCAGCAGCAGCGAGTCCTCGCCGCAGCCCTCCGCCTCGAGCTCCGTGAGAACGCTTTCCGTCGAGTCCGAGATCCGTACCGCGCCTCCGGGGTTCAACATCAGACCCAGGCTGGGTCCGGCTCGGTTCCTCCCCAGCCAAAGCGAAGGTTCCGCCAAGCTCAAGTCCGTCCCTGTCGGCGCTGGCTCCGGCGCGTTCTCGGAGGGCTCGCACTCTGCCATCATTACGAGCTGCAGGCTGATTCGATCACTTCTCGCGCACAAACGGACCGTTTCTTCCAACTCTACGTTCACTCAGCGCGTGAGTTTTACCGTGTAATCATTGTTTAGCCGTTCGTTcgtccaaaacaaaaaaccgcTTCTGCGCTTTCACGCCTTACGTCCACATCAGGTCATGGACTTCCTGTTTTTAATGCGCGTGCGCCTTTCCTCCGTCCGTCTGACGTATTGCGTTGTCTAAAGGGTCACGCCCCTGTGTATGACGTATTGCGTTGTTTAAAGGGTCACGCCCGTTTATGACGTTTTGCGTTGTTTAAAGGGTCACGCCCGTTTATGACGTTTTGCGTTGTTTAAAGGGTCACGCCCCTGTTTATAGACgtattgtgctttttaaaaggTCACGCCTCTTTTCATGTTGCAACATGGTTTTAGGCGAAAAAGAGAAACTCTCAGCTAATTGTTCATTTagtaatgttttaaatgtttcaataatgttcatcttttaaatgttaatttccAGAtgggttttacattttttgtcaaCAATTTGTATACAATTAGCTGTCCTTTCCATTGATTAGACATATCTTAATAGTACTATAACACAAAATTAAGAGATCTTGCTGGCACACCTTttcccaaaaataaatacatttaaaatgtcaccTTCTTACCATAAGAGTTTGTGCACGAGGTGATTAAGACCACCATGGGGGTTTGTCTCAGATGTTTGAACATTCTACGTATTCATTACGAGGGGATGAATTACACTTGCGTTTTCCACAGTAGTGTTCTATAATGTTATCATCATATCACCAGACTTCAGAAATCTTAACCTGCACCCACTGACCTCTGTAAACCCCTGTGGAGCAGGCTTGGCTTTGGAGGTAAACCCCCGCAGAGAAGGCATGGTATGGAGGTAGCGTTGCGACTTCCTCTGGTCTTCCAGGAGACTAGCAAGCATTCAGAACTCATCActttgttccttttctgaaactACAAAAGTGCACAAATTTTTTTACTATGTGTACTAGTAATATCAGACCATGAAATATGACAGCGAAGAGCTCTCAGGAGTTCTAAAGACTAAATGCTGTAGTTATGAAAGAATGCAAAATCTGACTGCATAATGATTGATACTTTGGACTTTTCAGTTTGATCAGTTACACCCAGCTCTGCATTTACTGACAGTCTTGTATTAaaatttacaattaacacaTGACAATCTGTTCAAAGTATCTGAAGTTGTACAACAAGACTACAGCAGTCTGACAAGTGTAAAAATAAGGTTAgacagtttattttttaaatgaaaaacgtTTGCCAATAGCATTTCCTAATGTtcaaaaactataaaatataaaaaaaaaagtaaatgatgTGCAGTACAATTTCAGAATATAATTAGAATATCAGAAGAatttacacattcacaaaaacaagcacCTGAAATTATTCCAGTTTGGCAACAGTTTTTCCCCAGTTCCACTtagaacaaatgttttatttggcaAATTTACATTAACTGATGCAAGAATGAATTATGCAGTAACGTATATAAgagtaaatatatattaaattggCATAACTGTTCTTcctttcattattatt is a window from the Electrophorus electricus isolate fEleEle1 chromosome 9, fEleEle1.pri, whole genome shotgun sequence genome containing:
- the pi4k2b gene encoding phosphatidylinositol 4-kinase type 2-beta; protein product: MMAECEPSENAPEPAPTGTDLSLAEPSLWLGRNRAGPSLGLMLNPGGAVRISDSTESVLTELEAEGCGEDSLLLPGLTGTQSPRASKDRRLMRNRHSSSSDKDNLASPGNNSGDFNHFPEDPHFGEIVQRAEQAMEAGVFPERISQGSSGSYFVKDPKGKIIGVFKPKSEEPYGHLNPKWTKYFHKVCCPCCFGRSCLVPNQGYLSEAAASLVDWKLGLDIVPKTKVVSLASETFHYNAIDRAKSRGKKYALEKVPKVGRRFHRVGLPPKVGSFQLFVEGYQEADYWLRKFEAEPLPENTRKQLQSQFERLVVLDYVIRNTDRGNDNWLIKYEKPGSEDQSEKGSEWCEPKESVIQIAAIDNGLAFPFKHPDEWRAYPFHWAWLPQAKVPVSLETRDLVLSRISDMNFVQDLCEDLYELFKTDKGFDKAMFEKQMSVMRGQILNLTQALKDGKSPIQLVQMPRVVVERSRGGGQGRVVQLSNAFTQTFHCKRPFFTSW